In Camelina sativa cultivar DH55 chromosome 13, Cs, whole genome shotgun sequence, the genomic window CGCATGTTGTTGTCTGGGACCGATTTTGATTTATTGGGGACCCTAATATTTTCAAAGTGTAAGAACATAAAACTTGTTCATACAAATGAGTCTCTTGAATTTGATGAGGACTCACCGTACAGGTCAAAGCCATCGATAGGGTTTGACTAGTCTACGAAAATCACTGAGGTTATCTTTTGCCATTGTAAACACTTCAATGACAAGAGCACCCAGTTTCTTAGTTTGGATGTCGCCCCCTGATATATACTTCGATAATACCTACTAATAATTTCTTGGGTTTTTAGAAAGTAGACTAATTATGGGACGTTCCTTTTCGTAGTCCAATAATATCACATTGGTTGAtaacttacaagttacaaactTCCATGAAACACTTAGGTTTAGGGAGAATAGAGTCGTGGTATTCATTGCGGTTTTTACATTACAAGCTCTGTTTTACCGGatggatataaatatatattacaaaccaTTTATTCACTTTGTTCCTTCCTGCCTTCATAGATCTGCCTACAATAATGAATACGAGAACCACTCGtcaataatcaaatcaaaccatCCCAGATTGCCAAGCACGAAATTGTTGTTGAAACAGAGTAACAGACCTAATGAAAAAGCAATCTACATAACATTAAAGTTCCGATAACACCATAACATCATGGTCTAAGAAAACAATTGAAGGGATCAATGAATGAATACACAGCATCTCCTGAAAATCAACACAAAGGACGTTCAAGTTCTCATGACCAACTGAAGCTTTTGTTTGGTATTTACAGTTGTCCATGAAAGGCTAAACCTATCAGACGATCAGTCCAAGTCCAACAGTGAAGGAAAGAAGCCAAAATCATAAGAAAGACTAAATCTGACTCAATATACAAAGGTACATGAATCAGAAAAGCAGCTGTAACTCTGTAAGGAATCTAGTAAAGCTCTTTTAGTAAGACAGTCTAAaaacaaagaccacacaatgccTTAAAGAGGGACTTATAATAGGTTACTAACATCCAACGTTGAATTAAACTGCAAAGCTAGTAACTACTCTTCAGGAGATACAAGAACAAGACTGATCTCACATTATCTATCACCTCATAAGTTAAATCCCACATTACTGGCACAAACACAATtaacaaacagaaacaaaaaacctTAGATAAGATACGCAAGTCTCAAATTCCAACTCAATTCGAATATCCTAAATTCATAACCAcaaaagatttttattaaaaaacctGAATTTGTAAGAAAGTTCAAACCTTTAAATTGCAAATTGAAATCAAGAAGACGAACGTTTGCCTTCACAATCAAGACTGTTATCAAAGTTCTTAGAAGGGTATTTAGCAGTAACCCCAGCGACTTCAAAGACGAGGTTATCCCCAGAAGATCGGATCCCAGAGATAGACCACCACTTGAAAAACGCCCGGACCCGAATCCCTTGGAGCTCCGCGATCTTGCCCTGAGAGATCCGACCCGTTACTTTGTTGGAGTAAGTGGCGATGTAGTTATCAGGAGGGAGCGTGATTTTGCAAGTCCCGTGGAGGAAGAGGGAGAAGTCACCGGAGGTTTGGTTTAGGACGTAGTCTTTCACGGATAAAGGGAGTAGCCCAATTGGGAACCCATGATTCGTGAGCTCTGCGTGTGCACGACTCGGTGTCTTCTTCACCTGGGGATTCGGATCGTCCTGTAGGGAGAAGATGGGTGACAGAATCAGGAAAGAGGTAAGGAACAAGAGAGATATCTTCATTGTTTTCGTTAAAGAGATAACAAATTCGAGTTTTTTCAcgtttttagaagtttttaaagtttggatCGGGTCACCCAATCATACCCGTTTAGTCTAGTTACGGTACGGTTGACCAAAGTACTTTTAGTCTTAATTGTAACtatttaataaatggttacggTTAAATACGACTCTGATTAAAATATTTACGGTTAGATACAATTACGGTTTAAATACAGTTTGGTTAGGGTTTGAACTACAATTATAACAGGGACCGACTTAAACATCAGCTACACTCGGtgcaaaaattaatttttaaagaatcATAGACAATGGAAAGAATATTTCTGTATCTCATTGCATAATACTTTACATGGCTTTTATAGACTACAATAGAATCTGATAATATCTAGTTACAATCAATGTAATATACGATAACAATCGTATCTCAATCACAATCGTATCAATTAACATTGATCAGATCTTTGTTAACTTGTTGCGCAAGCTACTGAGATGATTCCGTAATATCCtccctcaagttggagcatgcCGCTTGCAAATGCCCAACTTGACCATAATAGCTTTAACTTGACCATTCTGATCACAAGTCTTGGTTGCTCTTCCAAGACCTGAACAATTTTGCATATAAACTGCAAATAAAATCTTGCAAATGACCAGCAGACTCATTGCTTGCCATTGCACAATTTCAATCAGGGGTGCTTCTATACTCATTATCTTCCACACAACCTCGTTTCTTCCTTGCTAAGCTATCTGCTCAACACCATTGTTTTCGTGATCGTCATGCTTTTAACATCCGATGCTTGTCGGAATTTTCACAAGACAACCAAATCCATGTTCTGAACTTGATCATGTCTCCATCGTCACATCTCGGTTTCGATCAGTATTCATCACGGTGTTATACTCCACCGTTGAGTCGGTTCGTCGATGTCACAACACAAGAGTTGTGTGTGACACAAGGATTCCTTCAATTTGTGTTCTTGTTTGTCGGGTTCGTAGATACTTCTTCATGTCCATCTTCTTGGACTCCACTGtcgtttttttttcatcatcggATCTGGGCACCATTGGAATGAACTTGAGTGATAATGACTCATGAGTTCTCCGTCGTGGCAGTGCCACCGTCTTCGTCTTCTCATCCACCTCGTCTAACTTTATCATGTCGGAGGTGGAATCATCAAaagttttagaaactttttgatCGTATATCTCTGTCGTCATCCTCACTGTTTTCATCcttgtcatcttcatcaccgTCTTCTTTGACGGTTGTCATAATCGATCCACAAGGATCgacctgctctgataccataaagaATCGTAAACAATGCAAAGAATATTTCTGTATCTCATTCCATGATACTTTACATGGCTTTTATAGACTACAATAGATTCTTATAATATCTAGTTACATTCAATGTAACATACGATGACAATCGTATCTCAATCACAATCGTATCAATTAACATTGATCAGATCTTTGTTAACTTGTTGCGCAAGCTACTGAGATGATTCCGTAATAATTTtgattggagaaagaaaaacccaaaaacatttATCCAATGAAAATATGAAAGGTTAAGTAGGAGTAGAAAGAAATCACTAACGTCTCTAATCAGAATTAGGAGGAAGATACAAGTTTTATCCATTAGGTATTCGAGTTACTTACCAGATTTTGAGGTAGCTTGTTATAGTTGCATAATTTTcgttgaaaacaaaacaaaatgggaGAAGCAACGATATGTTGcataaaaaaaggagaagaaagacaaCTATATTGTTCAGAGTTTATTAAATAGTTAGGGTAaagttaaaagacaaaaaattgaatttgggCTGGACATGGTGCAAATACACTTCTTGCACTAGGCCAACGCCGGGCCTTACAATATAGTTTTGGTCATGCCTACTTAGATGATAGGTTGAATAGCTTGGATGATCATTCATCCAATTTTTTACCATCTGAACTGAATAAGTTAGAAAACTTATTCAAcacattcaaccaaaaaaattggagaatgaacaaattataaaagaaatttgttcAACTCTTTCATCTCTTATTTAGtggatgaatgagttgaatgaTATTCATCATGTCGATTACAACTTTTTAagtatttattaataattatcttCGTCCTTGAAAATTTCAATTTAAGGGAGGAATATTATCAACTTAACCGTTAGCTTTTTAGGTGGTTTTGATGTTGATTAAGCttaaattaatgtatattgAGATATAAGCAACTTTGTACAGTGGTCTTTTGTTTATTAAGTCAGCAAGACTGAAATTTCTCCATTACTCatatctttctctatctctcggTTACAATTATCATAGCCATGAAGCACTTATAGTGGTCTAATCAAAACCATTTTATGATTTTTAGTCCAGTAATTACTCAAGAGATACGCATATTATATTCCATTGACccaacagaaaaagaaaagaaaaaagataagcaTTTCATTAAAAGCTTCTAAGATTCCACTAGGGACGTCACGGTTCAGGTTTGGCCGTGGATAGATTAAATCGGCATGCTTGAACTGCGTCGTCAATGGATAAGAACACATACTCCTTTCCTATCTTCTCCACAAAATGCGATAGCATCATCTTTTCTAAGACTTCAAATCTTGGATTTATTAGCACCATCTGCAAtaaattaagtatatatataaattttcatttgaGCAAATATTAGAAGGACgcttcaaaaaaaattgaaaggtaTTATAAACCTTGATGTCTTTTGCTCCAAGGATTCTTTGAACTTCAAGTAGTGTTTCCATCCCTGTCACGTCGATGGTTGAAACTCCTGAAGACAACCATAATAATTAGCAATTAAAAATGAAACGAAACATATACATGTTTGCTAATACAAGATTATATTAGTGAGATGTCTaatgtgaaaataaattaaactcaCCGGAGAGATCAAGGAGAAGAAACTCGACGGCTTCAGGTTCATCACGAATCCACCTCAAAATCCGTTCGCGGATGTAAGTGctgttggcaaaaaaaatagGAGATCCCAATTGAAGAATGACACAACCAAGCATCTCCTCGGAGGTTGGGTACTGTTCTATGTCTCGAAACATAACCGAGTTCGGTATTCTTCCTAATTTACAAGTCGACGGCCTTGCAACGTACAACAACGCTCTTAGGATAGAAAACCCAACGGAGATGATGAGACCGTAGTCCATGCTAATGAAGGAAACACCGAAAAAAGCGGACATGCAGACGACGAAATCAAACTTGTCAACCTTGTAGAGATGGTACATCTCCTCGTAGTTGATGAGTCCCAACATGGCTGACATAATGATGGCTGAGAGACCAACCAGTGGTGTGTAGCTGAATAGAGGCGCTAGGAAGAGAAGCACAAGCATCATGCAAATGCCCATCACTACATTAGACATTGGTGTCTTTGTCCCCGCGTTGTAGTTCACTGCCGTCTTTGAAAATGGCCCTGAATATATCCGGCCATATTAGTTAACgatacattttaatattgaaacCTAATATCTAAGATCTTCGGCCAtggatttatttgttattagttACCTGTTGTCAAATAGCAAGAAGTAAAGGAGCCAACTACGTTCATAAGACCAAATGCTATCATCTCTTTGTTCCCGTCCGTTTGTTCGTTCTTCATTACAGCAAAGCTTCTTCCGATTGCTATCCCTTCCTGAAAATTATACGttcatctttttaataaatcatacatatattatatatagtcaaacatgagctatataaaaaaaatgctgGATATAGTTATTTACGGCCAGAGCGATGAGGCCAGTGACGATCCCGGCCTTCAAAACCATCGCTAGATACTTGGACTCAAAGTTCAAATGTTGAATAGAAGGAGGGTTTAGTCCTTTCTTTAAAGGCCCCACCTGTATGCAGAAACATACTATTAATAGAACCCCTAGTTGCTCAAAGTCTTAATACATGTTCacacaattttaattaattatgtttggcaTGTGAGTATTGAAATTGCTCACAGTTTGGATCCCGTGTGCTGTTCCTTTTACCAGAAAAGCAACTACACAACCCACAATGACGACCACCATTGGACCCATTGCTGATACCCAAAACAGCTTTGGGTACCTCTGCTTCTGCAATAGTTACAAATTTTCAATCATATTAATTCTAGTGAAACATTTAATTTGAGAAGAGCCATTTGACTTTTAACATATGTGAAAGGGTGCTTATGTGAAAATAAGGTAACATGGTATCTAAATTAtcattttctgaaaaattaAACTCAAAGTGGTATGTTAAAAGGTGATCAGCAGTGATgacaattaataataaatagagaaaagaaaagtggAAGATCTTGAAAGGTCCAAATCCAATACTTTTTTACTAAGTGGATAAAAAGACttaaataattgaaataaagctagagaagaagaaaagttacAATGTATCGAGTGGATTGTAGGAATACAAGAAAGCAGATGCCAGCCAATGTACTTTGCCACTTCCACTGCACCAAGTAACACCCTCCCAGGGTAACACAATTAGCAATTGGTTTTAATTtcttgtaattatatatattttaaagagaaaaagaaagagagatgaccTCAGCGCGGTTGTCTAAGATTGAGTGGATAACTGACACGACGTCCGTTTTGTGCGTAAAATGGGCTAAACCAAAGACGCCCTTAAGTTGTTGGAGGAGAAT contains:
- the LOC104736028 gene encoding uncharacterized protein LOC104736028, translating into MKISLLFLTSFLILSPIFSLQDDPNPQVKKTPSRAHAELTNHGFPIGLLPLSVKDYVLNQTSGDFSLFLHGTCKITLPPDNYIATYSNKVTGRISQGKIAELQGIRVRAFFKWWSISGIRSSGDNLVFEVAGVTAKYPSKNFDNSLDCEGKRSSS
- the LOC104736029 gene encoding probable sulfate transporter 3.5, with protein sequence MEGAITNSSSSSPKGRGVNFSAPRNFGVKLRKKCKETFFPDDPFKPIAQEPNGLMKTKKLLEYFVPVFEWLPKYNMQKLRYDVLAGITITSLAVPQGISYAKLASIPPIIGLYSSFVPPFVYAVFGSSNNLAVGTVAACSLLIAETFGEEMSKNDPELYLHLIFTATFVTGIFQFAMGFLRLGILVDFLSHSTITGFMGGTAIIILLQQLKGVFGLAHFTHKTDVVSVIHSILDNRAEWKWQSTLAGICFLVFLQSTRYIKQRYPKLFWVSAMGPMVVVIVGCVVAFLVKGTAHGIQTVGPLKKGLNPPSIQHLNFESKYLAMVLKAGIVTGLIALAEGIAIGRSFAVMKNEQTDGNKEMIAFGLMNVVGSFTSCYLTTGPFSKTAVNYNAGTKTPMSNVVMGICMMLVLLFLAPLFSYTPLVGLSAIIMSAMLGLINYEEMYHLYKVDKFDFVVCMSAFFGVSFISMDYGLIISVGFSILRALLYVARPSTCKLGRIPNSVMFRDIEQYPTSEEMLGCVILQLGSPIFFANSTYIRERILRWIRDEPEAVEFLLLDLSGVSTIDVTGMETLLEVQRILGAKDIKMVLINPRFEVLEKMMLSHFVEKIGKEYVFLSIDDAVQACRFNLSTAKPEP